One region of Catenuloplanes indicus genomic DNA includes:
- a CDS encoding 2-dehydropantoate 2-reductase: MSTRQTRVAVIGAGAVGLVVAEAAHDAGHDVVLCARTRPERLVIERTDRVRELDVPVLVDPGEAQPADWVLLATKAQDVAGAAAWFDGLVGPDTTVVVLQNGVDHAERVGPLLPSGTTVLPALVYVAAELLDRGHVLHRRGARLTVQGCPDTAGAESLTGFTTAFTTAPAAPAAANRTAAPAAGTGSLPGERFAALMAGSGLAVELVADFRTAAWRKLLTNAAANPITALTMQRMVVIQQNESVRELTRGLLREAVRAGIAEGAALTADDVTRTLQVYDEFAPDDGTSMHYDRAAGRATEHELITGAIVRLGDRHGVDVPLNRAVLALMRGLNHK; encoded by the coding sequence ATGTCCACGAGACAAACCCGCGTCGCGGTGATCGGTGCCGGCGCGGTCGGCCTGGTGGTCGCGGAGGCGGCGCACGACGCCGGTCACGACGTCGTGCTCTGCGCGCGCACCCGGCCGGAACGCCTGGTCATCGAGCGCACCGATCGCGTGCGCGAGCTGGACGTACCCGTGCTGGTCGATCCGGGCGAGGCGCAGCCGGCCGACTGGGTGCTGCTGGCCACCAAGGCGCAGGACGTGGCCGGTGCCGCCGCCTGGTTCGACGGCCTGGTCGGCCCGGACACCACGGTCGTGGTGCTGCAGAACGGCGTCGACCACGCCGAGCGCGTCGGCCCGCTCCTCCCGTCCGGCACCACGGTGCTGCCCGCGCTGGTCTACGTTGCCGCCGAGCTGCTGGACCGCGGCCACGTGCTGCACCGCCGGGGCGCTCGCCTCACGGTGCAGGGCTGCCCGGACACCGCGGGCGCCGAGTCCCTGACCGGCTTCACGACCGCGTTCACCACCGCACCGGCGGCACCGGCCGCCGCGAACCGCACCGCCGCACCAGCGGCAGGCACCGGCTCGCTTCCCGGGGAGCGGTTCGCCGCGCTGATGGCCGGTTCCGGCCTCGCGGTGGAACTGGTAGCGGACTTCCGCACCGCGGCCTGGCGCAAGCTGCTGACGAACGCGGCCGCCAACCCGATCACCGCGCTCACCATGCAGCGCATGGTCGTGATCCAGCAGAACGAGTCGGTACGCGAGCTGACCCGCGGGCTGCTGCGCGAGGCGGTCCGGGCCGGCATCGCCGAGGGCGCGGCGCTGACCGCGGACGACGTGACCCGCACGCTGCAGGTCTACGACGAGTTCGCGCCGGACGACGGCACGTCGATGCACTACGACCGGGCCGCCGGGCGCGCCACCGAGCACGAGCTGATCACCGGCGCGATAGTCCGGCTCGGCGACCGGCACGGCGTGGACGTGCCGCTCAACCGGGCCGTTCTCGCGCTGATGCGGGGCCTGAACCACAAGTAG
- a CDS encoding TetR/AcrR family transcriptional regulator — translation MSLPTGRRAAPALGVSEDDDRPRRSDARLRRSALLTAVGELIAERGTEFPLAEAAERAGISTATAYRNFSDTGSAVDAYFADLMGDLLEAFDGLPVGDDPLGDIRVLCHEWVAQATRWGAAAVHMRSPRGLLARRNMEDPFIGALYDRLARLVETAMTRGRLPQQDVRFAVLMWVTIFDERVVIDLTTTLGWSERTAADHLTEALLRTFGVPPAIIPQAIYG, via the coding sequence ATGTCGCTGCCAACTGGACGCCGGGCCGCGCCGGCCCTCGGAGTGAGCGAGGACGACGACCGCCCCCGGCGCAGCGACGCAAGGCTCCGCCGCTCCGCGCTGCTGACCGCCGTCGGCGAGCTGATCGCGGAGCGCGGCACCGAGTTCCCGCTGGCCGAGGCGGCCGAGCGAGCCGGGATCTCGACCGCCACCGCGTACCGGAACTTCTCCGACACAGGCAGCGCGGTCGATGCGTACTTCGCGGATCTGATGGGTGATCTGCTGGAGGCGTTCGACGGGCTGCCGGTCGGCGACGACCCGCTCGGCGACATCCGTGTTCTGTGTCACGAGTGGGTGGCGCAGGCCACCCGCTGGGGCGCGGCCGCGGTCCACATGCGCTCGCCGCGCGGCCTGCTGGCCCGGCGGAACATGGAGGACCCGTTCATCGGCGCACTGTACGACCGGCTGGCGCGGCTGGTGGAGACCGCGATGACGCGCGGACGGCTGCCGCAGCAGGACGTCCGGTTCGCGGTGCTGATGTGGGTCACGATCTTCGACGAGCGAGTGGTGATCGACCTCACCACCACGCTGGGGTGGAGCGAGCGGACCGCGGCCGACCACCTGACCGAGGCGCTGCTGCGCACGTTCGGCGTGCCGCCCGCGATCATCCCGCAGGCCATCTACGGCTGA